The nucleotide window GGCCCCGCTCCCTCCGCGGAGGGCGCGGCCGCCGACCACTCGGCGGAGTGCCGCTGGTGCCCGCTGTGCACCGGGCTGGCCGCGCTGCGCGGCCGCCGTCCCGACCTGCTCGAGGCCCTGGCCGACGTGCTCACCTCCGCGGCGACGACGCTGCGGGCCCAGGCCGGCACGCAGGGCACCCACCCCGGCGGCAGCGACGCCGCAGCCCCTGACCCCACCGCGTCCGAACCCGACGCGACCGCCCCTCCGGAGACGACCGTGCCCCACCCTGCCCCCGTCCAGCGGATCGACGTCGCGTGAGCGCCGCGGACCCCACCGTGAGCGCCCTGCCGTACGGCTGCGCCGAGGACGCCGCGGCGCTGCCCGCACTCGGCATCGACATCGGTGGCACCAAGGTCGCCGGCGGCGTCGTGCTGCCCGACGGCACGATCACCGACACCGCCCGCCGCCCCACGCCCGGCAAGTCGGTGTCGGCCACCGAGGACGCGATCGCCGCGGTCGTCGACGAGCTGGCCGAGCGGCACGGCGGGCCGCTGGTCGGCGTGGGCGTCGGCGCCGCCGGCTGGTTCGACCGCACCGGTGACACCGTGCTGTTCAGCCCGCACCTGGCCTGGCGCAACCAGCCGCTGCGCAAGGAGCTGGCCGACCGGCTCGGGCGCCCCCTGTGGGTGGGCAACGACGCCGACGCCGCAGCCTGGGCCGAGTACCGCTACGGCGCCGCCCGCGGCAGCAGCCTGATGCTCATGATCACGCTGGGCACCGGCATCGGCGGCGGCATGGTCATCGACGGCCGGCTCCAGCGGGGCGCCCACGGCGTGGCAGGGGAGTACGGCCACATGCGGGTCGTGCCCGACGGCCGGCTCTGCGCCTGTGGCAACCGGGGCTGCTGGGAGCAGTACGCCAGCGGCAACGCCCTGGGCACCACCGCCCGCGAGGTCGCGCACTCCTCGCCGGCCGCCGCCGCGCACCTGCTGGACCGCGTGGACGGCGACCCGGACCGGCTGACCGGTGAGGACGTCGCCCGGGCCGCGGCCGACGGCGACCCGCTGGCCGGTGAGCTGCTGGCCGAGGTGGGCACCTGGCTCGGGCAGGGGATCGCGGACCTGTCCGCCGTCCTGGACCCCGAGGTCGTCGTCATCGGTGGCGGCGTGAGCGTGCTCGGCGAGACGGTGCTCGGCCCGGCCCGGCAGCGCCTCGAGCGGGCGCTGCCCGGCCGGGGCTTCCGGCCCGGCCCGCGCATCGTCGCCGCCGAGCTCGGCGCCCAGGCCGGCCTGGTCGGCGCGGCCGACCTGGTCCGCCGCGCCGTGTGCGAGGGCGTCTCCTAGGAGAAGGACCCCTTGCCCCGGCCCCGTCCCGAGGCTCGTCCCGAGCGTGCGAGGGATGAGGAGGACGGGGTCCTCCCACTCGCGGCGGGACCCTGCACGGGGGCCTAGACGACGGCGCCGTCGTCGCCGTCGTCGGTCGAGCGGTCGCGCATCCGGGAGACCAGCACCCCGACACCGCCGATCAGTGCACCGACGCCCAGCACCAGCCCGGTGTCGACGGACAGCCCGAGCCGGCCCGGCGCGATGATCAGCGCCGCGCCGACCAGGATCAGGATCAGCGCGTAGAGCGACGCGGGCGCCAGCACCGGCAGCGGCGGGGGCGGCGGCGGCTCGAAGTGCTCATCGGGCAGGTCGAGCACCGAGCGCTCGGCCGGCGGCGGGGGCGGGTCCTCGCGGGGCGGGCCAGCGGCCGGGGTGGGCCCGTGCTCGGCCTCGAACGCGGCCACGATCGCGGCGAAGGCGGCGTCGTCGGCGACCGGGTCGCGCGCGGGCACCGGCGGCGGGGAGGCCGGCACCGTCGGCCCGCCGTGCTCGGCGAGCACCGCGGCGGCCTCGGTGCGCCGGGCCCTGTCGACGAACAGCCGGTCCGACGGCGGGCTGGGCAGCGAGACACCCCGGGTGTAGGGGTCGACGTCGGTGGAGGGCTCCAGGTAGGCGGCGATCCCCGCCGCGGCCAGGACGTCGAGCAGGTGCTCACCGACCCGCGGGTCGACGTCGCGCAGCGGGTGCCACAGGACGGCGTCCAGGCCGTTGTCGCGGCGGCCGCGACCGCGGCGGGGGAGCGTCACGCCGTCGTCCCGCGGGCGGCGAGGACGCGGTCGCGGATCCAGGCCACGGACCGGGCGAAGACCAGCGGGGCGTCGTTGTCGAGGGTGGCCACGTGGTAGCTGTCGTGCAGCAGCACCTCGGTGGTGTCGGTGCTGCCGGCCCGTTCCAGCAGCAGCCGGGTCGAGGCCGGCTCCACCACGTGGTCGGTGACGCTGCGGAAGACGAGCAGCGGGGCGCGCACCGCCCCCAGGTCCGCCCGCACCGCCGTCCACAGCCGGCTCAGCGCCACCGCGGCCCGGGTGGGCAGCCGCGGGTAGGCGAGCTCGGTGACGCCGGGCTTCTTGACGTCCCCGCCGATGGCGGCCCACACCGGGGTGACCCGGGCCAGCAGCGGCAGCAGCCGGGCGTCGCGCCGCTCGGTGAGCAGCGAGGGGTTGACCAGCACCAGCCCCGCCACGTCGTCCGGGCGCCGTTCGGCCAGCCGCAGCGCCAGCGTGCCGCCCATCGACAGGCCGGCCACGACCACGGCGTCGCACCGGGTCAGCAGGTCGTCGAGGGCGGCCGACAGCGCGCCGTACCAGTCGTCCTCGGTGGTGGCGTTGGCGTCCTGCCAGCGGGTGCCGTGCCCGGGCAGCAGCGGGCAGACGACGGTGAACCCGGCCCCGGCCAGGTGCTCGCCCCAGGCGCGCACGCCCTGCGGGGTGCCGGTGAAACCGTGGCAGAGCAGCACCCCGACCGGCCCACCCGGCAGGTCGAACGGCTCCGCGCCGGGCATCACCGGTGTGGCCTGCGGCATCGGTCCTCCGGGGGCGGCTCGGGGTGGGGCGGCTGGGGCACGATGGCCCCGGACGGCTCGCCGATTGTCGGACGGCTGCGTGCCTCCCTAGTCTGACAGTCGCTGAGGGAGGCGCGTTGTTCTACTGGTTCCTCAAGTTCGTGGCCGTGGGGCCGATCGTCAAGCTCGTGCTGCGGCCGACCGCCGAGGGCACCGGGCACGTTCCGGTCAAGGGTGCGGCGATCATCGCGAGCAACCACCTGTCCGCCTCCGACTGGGTGTTCATGCCGCTGTCGCTGCGCCGGCGGGTCACCTTCCTGGCCAAGGCCGAGTACTTCACCGGTCACGGGGTCAAGGGAGCCGCCCAGCGCGCCTTCTTCGCCGGCAGCGGCCAGGTGGCGATCGACCGCACCAACGCCAGCGCCGCCGAGGACGCGATCCGCACCGGCATGCGCATCCTGAACGAGGGGAAGCTGCTGGGCATCTACCCCGAGGGCACCCGCTCGCCCGACGGCCGGCTGTTCCGCGGCAAGACGGGGGTGGCCCGGATGACCCTGGAGACCGGCGCCCCCGTCGTCCCGGTCGCGATGGTCTACCGGCCCCGCCGGGTGCCGCTGCCGGGCCGGGCCGGGCGCGTGCTGGGCAGCGTCTTCGCCCGGGTCACCGTGCGCTTCGGGGAGCCGCTGGACTTCTCCCGCTACGCCGGGCTCAGCGGTGACCGGTTCGTCGAGCGGTCGATCACCGACGAGATCATGTACGAGATCATGGAGCTGTCCGGCCAGGAGTACGTCGACCTGTACGGCGCCAAGGTGAAGAAGTCGATGGACACCACCGGCGCCTCGGCCGCCGACGCCGTCGGCCGGCTCCAGCCGCGGCCGCACCAGGCCACCGACCGCCTCCCGGACTCCCTCGCCGGCTGACCGGCGTCAGACCGGGGTGGTGGTCGCCTGGTCGGTCGTGCCGTGCAGGGCGACGGCGGCCTTCTCCCGCCGCCGGTCCAGCCGGGCCATCACCGGGGTGGCGGCGATGCCGTGGACGACGACCGAGCCCAGCACGACCAGCACCGTGACCCGCCACAGCTGCTCCGCCCCGGTGAACTCGGCCTTGTCCAGCGCGTAGGCCAGGTAGTACAGCGAGCCGATCCCGCGGACGCCGAAGAAGCTGATGACCGCGCGCTCACGCCGTCCCGTCTTGCCCCTGGCCAGCCCCAGCCACCCGGTCAGCGGCCGGACGACGAAGAGCACCAGCACGGCCAGGGCGACCTCGGCCCAGGTGACGTCGGCCAGTGCGCCGCGGGCGACCGCACCGCCCAGCAGCACCAGCAGGACCATGGTCAGCAGGCGCTCCACCTGCTCGACGTAGGTGTGCAGCGTCTTGTGCTGGCCGTGCGCCCGCTCGGCGGCCCGGATGGTGCAGGCGCACACGAAGACCGCCACGAAGCCGTAGCCCTCGGCGAGCTCGGTCACCCCGTAGGCGAGGAACACCGTGGCCAGCGCGACGAAGCCCTCGGCCCGCTCGGCCAGACCGGCCTCCTGCGAGCGGGTGGAGAAGAACAGCAGCCGCAGCACCCAGCCGACGGCGATCCCGACGGCCACCCCGGCGGCCAGCCGCCACAGCACGTCCAGCAGCAGCCAGTCGACCAGCCACTCCGACGGCGCGGCGCCGACGGTGGCCATGGCGATCGCGGCGTAGGTGAACGGGAACGCCAGCCCGTCGTTGAGCCCGGCCTCCGCGGTGAGGGCGAAGCGGGCCTCGTCCTCGCTCTCGATGTCCTCGGTGGGCTCGCCGACCTGCACCTCGGTGGCCAGCACCGGGTCGGTGGGCGCCAGCACTGCGGCCAGCAGGACGGCCGCGGCGGCACCCAGGCCGAGCAGCCAGCCGCCCAGCAGCGCGGTCGCCACGATGGTCAGCGGCATGGTGATCGCCAGCAGCCGCCACGTCGTCGCCCAGCGGTGCCACCCCAGCGGCCGGTCCAGGGCGAGCCCGGCGCCCAGCAGCGAGACGATCACGCAGGCCTCGGTCAGGTGCACCGCGATGGCCGAGTGCTCCATCGGGTCGGGGTCGGGCAGTCCGCTGACCAGCGCGAACACGACCACGCCGATGGCCACGACCACCATCGGCACGGAGACGGGCAGCCGCCGCAGCAGCCGGGGCAGCAGGGCGGCCAGGAGCGCCGCGGCGCCGGCCAGGGCGTAGGTCGAGCCGGTGGGGTCCACGCCGATCAGCTCTCGGGGGACGGGGTGGGCGGCAGTGCGTCGTCCTGGCTCATCGCCCACCAGGATGCCTGCCCGCCGCCGTCCCGGCCCACCGTGGCCGCCGTCGCGCGGTGATCACCCCGGGCTGGTGGCGGTCACCGGGGTGCGGTGACCACCACCAGCCCGGGGTGGGCACGACCACCCGGTCGCCTACCGTGGCCGGGTGACCGTGCGGCGCTTCTTCTACGACACCGAGTTCATCGAGGACGGCACCACGATCGACCTGGTGTCGATCGGGGTGGTCGACGAGACCGGCCGGGAGTTCTACGCCGTCAGCACCGAGTTCGACCCCGACCGGGCCATCCCGTGGGTGCGCCGCAACGTCCTGGACCAGCTGCCGCCCCCGGCCGACAAGGCGTGGCGCAGCCGCCAGCGGATCAAGGAGGACCTGCTGTCCTTCCTCACCGCGCCGGGCGGGGAGATCGAGCTGTGGGCCTGGTTCGCCGCCTACGACCACGTCGCGCTGGCCCAGCTGTGGGGCGCGATGCCGGCGCTGCCGCGGTCGATCCCGCGGTTCACCCGCGAGCTGCGCCAGCGCTGGGACGACGCCGGCCAGCCGGCCCTGCCCCCCAAGCCGGCCGGCACCCACGACGCGCTGGTCGACGCCCGCTACAACCTCACCCGCTGGCAG belongs to Modestobacter sp. L9-4 and includes:
- a CDS encoding polyadenylate-specific 3'-exoribonuclease AS; this encodes MTVRRFFYDTEFIEDGTTIDLVSIGVVDETGREFYAVSTEFDPDRAIPWVRRNVLDQLPPPADKAWRSRQRIKEDLLSFLTAPGGEIELWAWFAAYDHVALAQLWGAMPALPRSIPRFTRELRQRWDDAGQPALPPKPAGTHDALVDARYNLTRWQVIEAARS
- a CDS encoding ROK family glucokinase — encoded protein: MSALPYGCAEDAAALPALGIDIGGTKVAGGVVLPDGTITDTARRPTPGKSVSATEDAIAAVVDELAERHGGPLVGVGVGAAGWFDRTGDTVLFSPHLAWRNQPLRKELADRLGRPLWVGNDADAAAWAEYRYGAARGSSLMLMITLGTGIGGGMVIDGRLQRGAHGVAGEYGHMRVVPDGRLCACGNRGCWEQYASGNALGTTAREVAHSSPAAAAHLLDRVDGDPDRLTGEDVARAAADGDPLAGELLAEVGTWLGQGIADLSAVLDPEVVVIGGGVSVLGETVLGPARQRLERALPGRGFRPGPRIVAAELGAQAGLVGAADLVRRAVCEGVS
- a CDS encoding 1-acyl-sn-glycerol-3-phosphate acyltransferase; this translates as MFYWFLKFVAVGPIVKLVLRPTAEGTGHVPVKGAAIIASNHLSASDWVFMPLSLRRRVTFLAKAEYFTGHGVKGAAQRAFFAGSGQVAIDRTNASAAEDAIRTGMRILNEGKLLGIYPEGTRSPDGRLFRGKTGVARMTLETGAPVVPVAMVYRPRRVPLPGRAGRVLGSVFARVTVRFGEPLDFSRYAGLSGDRFVERSITDEIMYEIMELSGQEYVDLYGAKVKKSMDTTGASAADAVGRLQPRPHQATDRLPDSLAG
- a CDS encoding sodium:proton antiporter, whose protein sequence is MDPTGSTYALAGAAALLAALLPRLLRRLPVSVPMVVVAIGVVVFALVSGLPDPDPMEHSAIAVHLTEACVIVSLLGAGLALDRPLGWHRWATTWRLLAITMPLTIVATALLGGWLLGLGAAAAVLLAAVLAPTDPVLATEVQVGEPTEDIESEDEARFALTAEAGLNDGLAFPFTYAAIAMATVGAAPSEWLVDWLLLDVLWRLAAGVAVGIAVGWVLRLLFFSTRSQEAGLAERAEGFVALATVFLAYGVTELAEGYGFVAVFVCACTIRAAERAHGQHKTLHTYVEQVERLLTMVLLVLLGGAVARGALADVTWAEVALAVLVLFVVRPLTGWLGLARGKTGRRERAVISFFGVRGIGSLYYLAYALDKAEFTGAEQLWRVTVLVVLGSVVVHGIAATPVMARLDRRREKAAVALHGTTDQATTTPV
- a CDS encoding carboxylesterase, with the translated sequence MPQATPVMPGAEPFDLPGGPVGVLLCHGFTGTPQGVRAWGEHLAGAGFTVVCPLLPGHGTRWQDANATTEDDWYGALSAALDDLLTRCDAVVVAGLSMGGTLALRLAERRPDDVAGLVLVNPSLLTERRDARLLPLLARVTPVWAAIGGDVKKPGVTELAYPRLPTRAAVALSRLWTAVRADLGAVRAPLLVFRSVTDHVVEPASTRLLLERAGSTDTTEVLLHDSYHVATLDNDAPLVFARSVAWIRDRVLAARGTTA